In a single window of the Cryptococcus tetragattii IND107 chromosome 1, whole genome shotgun sequence genome:
- a CDS encoding peptidyl-prolyl cis-trans isomerase-like 2, translated as MGHNSDKLYVTHSEHAAGSHTASSFGKRQETGKSEFQRLPFDCCALSLQPFKNPVAVISETKAGEAPRADVFDLLNIVPYIRKFKSNPVTGKPLETSQLIKLNFSRNAEGDLHDPITYKVFSPHIHIVFLKNTGNVFDMASLQLLAIKPKTWRDLVNDEPFKREDIITIQDPQNLAARDLREYDYVKKDLKVSEDEMAGDPLRGINVDAAGGAGKVLKMIAEKNKSEQSPTPTPTPSSKVEDEKVEKKGVVAKRKIEQMAYNASNYSSGRAAASLTSTALMPETKSERALFDEEEYMFEELSRPTKEKDRQKSKAYATITTNLGPLNVELHGDRAPKTVYNFVQLAKAGKYDNVVFHRLIPGFMVQGGDPTGTGRGGESYWGEPFRDEYSEKGAYKHDSRGVLSMANSGPRTNGSQFFFTFRATPHLDGKHTVFGKLVGGEETLDKIERVNVRPGGDRPVRDIVILGVTVLQDPFEAYQARLQARLARQDQSDAAVKRRAAAQKEREKDRTTWLGTKLGDKGQGKRQMEGEDVGGVGKYLKAGGAGGARGTRAGDVAEYGAEKKKKRTGGGFGDFSAW; from the exons ATGGGACATAACTCGGACAAGCTTTATGTGACACACTCGGAGCATGCGGCGGGGAGTCATACGGCTTCAAGTTTTGGTAAAAGGCAGGAAACCGGCAAGTCAGAGTTCCAGCGATTGCCGTT TGATTGCTGTGCTCTATCGCTTCAGCCATTCAAGAATCCAGTGGCTGTTATCTCCGAAACAAAAGCGGGAGAAGCGCCGAGGGCAGATGTCTTTGACCTTTTGAACATTGTCCCGTATATCCGAAAATTCAAGTCTA ATCCGGTAACGGGTAAACCTCTTGAAACGAGCCAACTCATCAAACTCAACTTTTCCCGC AATGCGGAAGGCGATTTGCATGACCCGATTACGTATAAAGTCTTCTCTccccacatccacatcgtCTTTCTCAAAAACACT GGAAATGTATTCGACATGGCATCCCTTCAGCTGCTCGCTATCAAGCCCAAGACATGGCGGGATCTGGTGAACGACGAGCCGTTCAAGCGGGAGGATATCATCACGATCCAGGATCCGCAAAACCTGGCAGCGAGGGATTTGAGAGAGTATGATTatgtgaagaaggatttAAAAGTGTCGG aggatgagatggcTGGGGATCCGTTGAGGGGGATCAACGTGGATGCAGCAGGTGGAGCGGGAAAGGTTTTGAAAATGATTGCTGAGAAA AACAAATCGGAGCAATCGCCAACGCCTACACCTACACCATCGTCAAaagtagaagatgaaaaggtggaaaagaaaggcgTTGTGGCGAAACGCAAGATTGAACAGATGGCTT ACAACGCATCCAACTATAGTTCAGGTCGAGCTGCGGCTTCGTTGACGAGTACGGCGCTGATGCCTGAAACGAAGAGCGAGCGAGCAttgtttgatgaagaagaat ACATGTTTGAAGAACTGTCGCGCCCgacgaaagaaaaggaccGCCAGAAATCCAAAGCGTACGCTACGATAACGACGAATCTGGGACCGCTCAATGTCGAACTGCATGGGGACCGTGCGCCAAAGACGGTGTATAATTTTGTGCAGCTTGCGAAAGCGGGCAAGTATGATAATGTCGTGTTTCATCGGTTGATACCCGGTTTCATG GTGCAAGGGGGTGACCCGACAGGGAcaggacgaggaggagagtcGTACTGGGGTGAACCGTTTAGAGATGAGTACAGTGAAAAGGGGGCGTACAAACATGATTCCCGTGGTGTCTTG TCAATGGCAAACTCGGGACCGCGGACGAATGGATCacaattcttcttcacgtTCCGCGCGACGCCGCACTTGGACGGTAAACATACCGTGTTTGGCAAGCTTGTCGGCGGGGAAGAGACGCTGGACAAGATTGAGCGCGTGAATGTCCGGCCGGGCGGGGATCGGCCTGTGCGGGATATTGTTATTCTGGGCGTTACCGT TCTACAAGACCCGTTTGAAGCGTACCAGGCCCGGCTGCAAGCGCGTCTCGCACGGCAAGACCAGTCGGATGCGGCGGTCAAACGTCGAGCGGCGGCccaaaaggagagagagaaggacaggACGACGTGGCTGGGGACGAAGCTTGGGGATAAGGGGcaggggaagaggcagatggagggagaggatgtaGGCGGGGTGGGCAAGTATTTGAAGGCGGGCGGGGCGGGCGGGGCGCGCGGGACAAGGGCGGGGGATGTGGCGGAGTATGgggcggagaagaagaagaagaggacgggTGGAGGGTTTGGGGATTTCTCCGCGTGGTAA